The DNA region CTCTGTTCGATTTGTGAGTTACCATCTATAGTGGCGCCAGCTGGTAACATGCGTCGATTGCGATCCAGATTCCTTACGCCAATCGCAGGAATCTCAAATCCAATGTGCTTACCAATCTCTGCTAAACACAGGTCAATTTGCGTGTCGATCTCCCTGATAACAGAAGTACCTACAACTACAATTGCCGCTTTGCCAGGGCGCAAAACGCGGTACATCTCTTTCAGTACAAGAGTCATTTCCGAATAGTAGCGATGAACAGCTTGCGCCTTTTTCCTGTCAAGTTGGCCGACGCTGTGCACTACCTGATGGACAACACTAGGCAAGTCAAGCAGTGTCGTGTCCGAAACTGCTTCCCCGCCGATATACGCTTTTCGCTTGTTTCCAAGCTCTTGAATTGGGTAGCCTAACCATACCAATGAGAACTTATGCGCACGCATATAGTCGATCGCATTTGATATATAAGGGGGTGAAGTCACAATCAAATCTACCGTCTCATTGTCTAGCGGTAACTGCTGTGCATCGGCGAATTGTATCCTTGGAGAAATCATGTCCGGTGTGTATCGAATGAGACCTGACAGGTTGCGCTGTAACCGCTTTTCAAACTCCTCTATAGGTGAATGCAAAGTCTTGGTTAGCAATCTCACACGTCGCGAATCGCTGCGAGCGGTATCTTCCCCCAGAATAATCTCTCCACTCTGAGACAAAACTACCTTTGCTCTATGTGGACGTGTATGTGCCAGGTCAAAAGCTAGAGATACACCACCCGATTTTGTAATGATAATGCTTGAAAGAATTACTGAAAAGAAATTCCTAAGTTCAAGATCAGTTAACTTCTCTATCTGAATTACCAAAGCAACAAGCTCAAGTTGGGTTGGGGGCGCAAACCAGTAGTCAATAAATTCTCTTGTTTTATTGTCAAACCGTGTAGCCAATTCACCTAAAAGCATCTCCCGATTGTTCAAAGCTAATGATGCTTGATGAATAATTCGTTGACCGGCACCTTTGATCTGTTCAATATCTACTTTAGACGTTTTCACTTTAGAAAGACGAACAGCCAAAGGATCAATATCAAACCCAATCGGCTTGCGTCCAGACAGTAAAGCCTCGACCACTGTCGTTCCTGATCCCATCATTGGATCAAGAACAATGTCGCCTGGTTCTGTAAGTCCTTCAATAAACTTCCGAGGTAACTGAGGAGGAAACTTTGCAGGAAAAGCGTGAAAGTTGTGTGACGCATAATTACTAGGCTGATCATGAAAATTCAGATCGCCTTTTAATAGGCTGATTAGCTTCTCACGATAAGCTAATCCAAGAGATATCG from Anaerolineae bacterium includes:
- a CDS encoding site-specific DNA-methyltransferase; translated protein: MPSKIHNTAAISLGLAYREKLISLLKGDLNFHDQPSNYASHNFHAFPAKFPPQLPRKFIEGLTEPGDIVLDPMMGSGTTVVEALLSGRKPIGFDIDPLAVRLSKVKTSKVDIEQIKGAGQRIIHQASLALNNREMLLGELATRFDNKTREFIDYWFAPPTQLELVALVIQIEKLTDLELRNFFSVILSSIIITKSGGVSLAFDLAHTRPHRAKVVLSQSGEIILGEDTARSDSRRVRLLTKTLHSPIEEFEKRLQRNLSGLIRYTPDMISPRIQFADAQQLPLDNETVDLIVTSPPYISNAIDYMRAHKFSLVWLGYPIQELGNKRKAYIGGEAVSDTTLLDLPSVVHQVVHSVGQLDRKKAQAVHRYYSEMTLVLKEMYRVLRPGKAAIVVVGTSVIREIDTQIDLCLAEIGKHIGFEIPAIGVRNLDRNRRMLPAGATIDGNSQIEQRMHEEFIIGFYKPISGQGNNDHK